A single window of Eucalyptus grandis isolate ANBG69807.140 chromosome 1, ASM1654582v1, whole genome shotgun sequence DNA harbors:
- the LOC104447898 gene encoding ABC transporter C family member 10, producing MMGNLWDVFCGESDCTDADGGTCTPNILSFGHPSACINHILVICFTIVLLALLLFSMIRKSASKSVRAPSWYLRLSQLQIASAIVNGFVGLIYLGLGIWILEEKLRQMQTALPLTRWLAAVFQGFTWLFIGLIGSLRMRDLPRMPLRLLAILAFLFAGVLCVLSMFTAITSREVSLKIALDILSFLGASLLLFCACKGYEDLDKDNVTNGGDLYIPLTREANGSGKADTVAEVSPFARAGFFNRMSFWWLNSLMKRGREKTLKEEDVPKLREADRAENCYASFLEQLNRQKIADPSSPPSILRTIIICQWRETIISGFFALLKILTISAGPLLLNAFIEVAEGKESFKHEGYVLAISLFFSKSLESLAQRQWYFRSRLIGLQVRSLLSAAIYRKQLRLSNAARLMHSGGEIMNYVSVDAYRIGEFPFWFHQTWTTSLQLCIALVILFRAVGLATIASLVVIIITVLCNTPLAKLQHKFQTRLMAAQDERLKACTEALVNMKVLKLYGWEVHFKSVIESLRAVEYKWLSAVQLRKAYNSILFWSSPVLVSAATFGACYFLNIPLRANNVFTFVATLRLVQDPIRSIPDVIGVVIQAKVALTRIVKFLEAPELQNRNVRQKRNFERVDHTIIIKSASFSWEGKSLNPTLRNVNLEVRPGEKVAICGEVGSGKSTLLAAILGEVPNTEGTIQVYGKIAYVSQNAWIQTGSIQENILFGSAMDSRRYRETLEKCSLVKDLELLPYGDLTEIGERGVNLSGGQKQRIQLARALYQDADIYLLDDPFSAVDAHTATSLFNEYIVEALSGKTVLLVTHQVDFLPAFDCVLLMADGEILQAAPYHHLLASSQEFQDLVHAHKETAGSERLAEVTSSSKQGTSLQEIKKTYLGKQEKAPIGSQLIKQEEREIGDTGFKPYLQYLNQNKGYIYFAMACLSQVIFVACQISQNSWMAANVENPQVSTLLLITVYLVIGFSSLLFLLSRSLFVVVLGLQSSKSLFSQLLNSLFRAPMSFYDSTPLGRILSRVSADLSIVDIDVPFSMVFAVGATGNTYANLGVLAVVTWQVLFVSIPMIYFAIQLQRYYFSSAKELMRLNGTTKSYVANHLAESVAGAVSIRAFEEEERFFRKNLDLIDENASPFFHSFAANEWLIQRLEILSAAVLSSTALSMVLLPLGTFSPGFIGMALSYGLSLNVSLVFSIQNQCTLANHIISVERLNQYMHIPSEAPLLIEESRPPTNWPSVGKVEIVDLQIRYRPDTPLVLRGISCTFEGGHKIGIVGRTGSGKTTLIGALFRLVEPAGGKVLVDGVDITKIGLHDLRSRFGIIPQEPTLFNGTVRYNLDPLSQHTDQEIWEVLGKCQLQEAVQEKQEGLDSMVVEDGSNWSMGQRQLFCLGRALLRRSRILVLDEATASIDNATDLILQRIIRAEFADCTVITVAHRIPTVMDCTKVLAISDGKLVEYDEPMKLVKREDSLFGQLVKEYWSHSNAAETH from the exons ATGATGGGCAATCTATGGGATGTGTTTTGCGGGGAATCCGACTGCACAGATGCAGACGGAGGAACTTGCACACCCAACATTTTGTCTTTCGGTCATCCTTCTGCCTGTATCAACCACATCCTCGTCATTTGCTTCACCATTGTTCTGTTGGCCTTGCTTTTGTTTAGTATGATTCGGAAGTCAGCATCAAAGTCAGTCCGCGCCCCATCTTGGTATTTAAGGCTCTCGCAGTTGCAAATAGCATCGGCCATAGTGAATGGCTTTGTCGGGCTAATCTACTTAGGTTTGGGCATTTGGATTTTGGAAGAGAAGCTGAGACAAATGCAGACTGCTTTACCGCTCACCCGGTGGTTAGCAGCCGTTTTTCAAGGTTTTACGTGGTTGTTCATTGGCTTGATTGGTAGTCTTCGGATGAGAGATCTCCCAAGGATGCCTTTGCGGCTATTGGCCATTCTTGCCTTCTTGTTTGCAGGTGTGCTCTGCGTTTTATCTATGTTCACTGCGATAACAAGCAGAGAAGTCTCTCTTAAGATAGCTTTGGACATTCTTTCATTCCTTGGAGCAtctcttttgttattttgtgcTTGTAAGGGATATGAAGATCTTGATAAGGATAATGTTACAAATGGAGGCGATCTGTATATTCCACTGACCAGAGAGGCCAATGGTAGTGGCAAAGCCGATACAGTTGCTGAAGTTTCTCCATTTGCCAGAGCTGGATTTTTCAACAGAATGTCATTTTGGTGGTTGAACTCTCTGatgaaaagaggaagagaaaagactCTCAAGGAAGAAGATGTACCGAAGTTGCGGGAGGCTGATAGAGCAGAAAATTGTTATGCATCATTCTTGGAGCAGTTGAACAGACAAAAGATAGCAGACCCTTCATCACCACCATCTATTTTGAGGACAATAATCATTTGCCAGTGGAGAGAGACCATCATATCTGGGTTCTTCGCACTTCTGAAAATTCTCACTATTTCTGCCGGTCCCCTGCTTCTCAATGCCTTCATTGAGGTTGCCGAGGGAAAAGAAAGCTTTAAGCACGAAGGTTATGTGTTggcaatctctctctttttttcaaagtctttggaatctttagctcaaaggcAATGGTACTTCAGGAGCAGACTTATCGGTCTGCAAGTGAGGTCCTTGCTATCAGCAGCCATTTATAGGAAACAGTTGAGATTGTCCAATGCTGCTCGGCTTATGCATTCGGGAGGTGAGATCATGAATTACGTGAGTGTTGATGCTTATAGAATCGgagaatttcctttttggtttcaTCAGACATGGACAACAAGCCTCCAGCTCTGCATCGCACTTGTGATTCTATTTCGTGCTGTGGGTTTGGCAACAATTGCATCTTTGGTAGTTATCATTATTACAGTGCTTTGTAATACACCGCTTGCAAAGTTGCAGCATAAGTTTCAGACTAGACTTATGGCAGCACAAGATGAGAGGCTGAAGGCGTGCACTGAGGCTCTAGTGAACatgaaagttttgaaattaTATGGTTGGGAAGTTCATTTTAAGAGTGTCATTGAAAGCTTGAGGGCAGTGGAATACAAATGGTTATCAGCTGTGCAGCTACGGAAGGCATATAATAGTATTCTTTTCTGGTCCTCGCCTGTTCTGGTTTCAGCTGCTACATTTGGGGCATGTTATTTCCTAAACATTCCTCTGCGCGCTAATAACGTCTTTACATTCGTGGCTACGTTGCGCCTTGTTCAGGACCCAATCCGCTCTATTCCTGATGTGATTGGTGTGGTAATCCAAGCGAAGGTCGCATTGACACGGATTGTGAAGTTTCTTGAGGCTCCGGAGCTGCAGAATAGAAATGTCAGGCAGAAGAGAAACTTTGAGAGGGTAGACCATACAATTATCATAAAGTCAGCAAGTTTCTCATGGGAAGGGAAGTCACTGAATCCCACTCTTAGGAACGTTAACCTTGAAGTCAGGCCTGGTGAAAAAGTCGCTATATGTGGAGAAGTTGGTTCTGGAAAATCGACCCTTTTGGCAGCAATTCTAGGAGAAGTTCCAAATACTGAAGGAACT ATTCAAGTCTATGGAAAGATCGCCTATGTTTCTCAGAATGCATGGATCCAGACCGGGAGCatccaagaaaacattttatttGGTTCTGCAATGGATAGTCGGCGTTACCGAGAGACGCTTGAGAAATGTTCATTGGTGAAAGATCTAGAGTTGCTTCCCTATGGCGACCTCACTGAAATTGGTGAAAGAGGAGTTAATCTCAGTGGTGGCCAGAAGCAGCGGATTCAACTTGCTCGTGCTCTCTACCAGGACGCCGACATATACCTGTTAGATGACCCTTTCAGTGCTGTAGATGCACATACTGCTACCAGCCTATTtaat GAATACATTGTGGAAGCACTTTCTGGAAAGACAGTCCTACTGGTGACTCATCAAGTTGATTTCCTTCCTGCATTTGATTGTGTCCTG TTGATGGCAGATGGAGAAATCCTGCAAGCCGCTCCTTACCATCATTTACTTGCCTCGAGCCAAGAGTTTCAAGACCTTGTCCATGCGCATAAAGAGACTGCTGGATCTGAAAGACTTGCAGAGGTCACTTCTTCCTCAAAACAGGGAACATCCTTGCAAGAGATTAAGAAGACATACTTAGGGAAACAAGAGAAAGCGCCAATAGGCAGTCAATTGATCAAACAAGAGGAGAGGGAGATTGGAGATACAGGGTTTAAACCATACCTACAATATCTGAATCAGAATAAAGGCTATATATACTTTGCTATGGCCTGTCTTTCTCAAGTTATATTTGTAGCTTGTCAAATATCTCAAAACTCCTGGATGGCAGCAAATGTGGAGAATCCTCAAGTTAGCACATTGCTTTTGATCACAGTTTACTTGGTGATCGGGTTTTCCTCGCTGCTGTTTTTGCTGTCTAGATCGCTCTTTGTAGTTGTTCTTGGCCTTCAGTCGTcaaaatctctcttttctcaGCTGCTAAACTCCCTCTTCCGCGCACCAATGTCTTTCTATGATTCAACACCCCTGGGGAGAATACTTAGTAGG GTCTCTGCTGATCTCAGCATTGTGGATATCGATGTCCCATTCAGTATGGTTTTTGCTGTTGGAGCCACAGGCAATACATATGCTAATCTTGGAGTACTGGCGGTTGTTACGTGGCAAGTCCTTTTTGTGTCGATACCGATGATATATTTCGCAATTCAGTTACAG AGATACTATTTTTCATCTGCGAAGGAGTTGATGCGACTCAATGGCACGACCAAGTCTTATGTTGCAAATCATCTTGCCGAGTCAGTGGCAGGGGCAGTGTCCATAAGAGCTTTTGAAGAGGAGGAAAGGTTCTTTAGAAAGAACCTGGATCTTATTGATGAGAATGCTAGTCCCTTTTTCCACAGTTTCGCAGCCAATGAATGGTTGATACAGCGTCTAGAAATACTTAGTGCTGCTGTTCTGTCCTCCACGGCACTCTCTATGGTTTTGCTTCCTCTAGGAACATTTAGCCCTG GATTCATCGGAATGGCATTATCTTATGGTCTCTCCCTGAATGTATCCCTTGTCTTCTCAATACAAAACCAATGCACTCTGGCGAATCATATTATATCAGTGGAGAGGCTTAACCAGTACATGCACATACCAAGTGAAGCCCCTCTCCTAATAGAAGAAAGCCGACCTCCTACCAACTGGCCATCTGTGGGGAAAGTCGAGATTGTTGATCTGCAG ATAAGGTATAGGCCCGATACGCCCCTTGTTCTTCGAGGGATCAGTTGCACTTTCGAAGGAGGACACAAGATAGGCATCGTCGGTCGAACTGGCAGTGGGAAGACAACCTTGATTGGGGCTCTATTCCGCCTAGTGGAGCCTGCAGGAGGGAAAGTTCTTGTAGATGGTGTCGATATCACTAAGATTGGGCTTCACGATCTCAGGTCACGGTTCGGGATTATACCTCAAGAGCCCACTCTTTTCAATGGGACAGTGAGATATAACTTGGACCCCTTGTCTCAACACACTGACCAAGAAATTTGGGAG GTTCTTGGGAAGTGCCAGCTCCAAGAGGCGGTTCAGGAGAAACAAGAGGGACTCGACTCCATGG TTGTGGAAGATGGGTCGAATTGGAGCATGGGGCAACGGCAATTGTTCTGCTTGGGCCGCGCACTTCTGAGGAGAAGCCGGATACTGGTGCTCGATGAAGCAACTGCATCGATAGACAATGCGACCGACTTGATTTTACAGAGAATTATTCGTGCTGAATTTGCTGATTGCACGGTTATCACTGTGGCTCACAGAATACCGACGGTAATGGACTGCACAAAGGTCCTTGCCATTAGTGACG GTAAGCTAGTGGAGTACGACGAGCCAATGAAGCTGGTGAAAAGAGAGGACTCGCTGTTCGGGCAGCTAGTTAAGGAATACTGGTCGCACTCGAATGCTGCGGAGACCCACTGA